The DNA window atgtttcttttctaattgAGATGATGAACGTGGTTTTTCATGGGCAATGTAAAGTTATGGGATAATCTTTATTCTCTAATTAGTTGGTTGGAGTTTGCAAGTGACCTAATACTTCTTTTTCATTAGTAAGaccgtttttattttttcttgaatacttgtatttttaaactttggcatatgtaaaatgtccattttcAATCTTTGGTTAAAAATTTTAGTAGTGTGCTTAGAGCTTCTGTTGGAGACTGTGGAGCTGTGCAAGTCCAGGAACAGATGGGTTTCACTGTTGCTCTTTCCACTTTCTGTGAATTTCCCTGAAATGATTTCTTATCTATCTTCTGGGATTGCCACATTGCTATAGCcaataattaatataattaacCCAAAACTTTTAGTATTATTACAGATATTTAAAGATCCAGAATCGTGCCCAAGAGGGGCACACTACCTGGGTTGAAAGCCAAGAAAGCTCTTCTGACCACTGCCCCATTTAATGAGCTATAAGTAATAGAGTGAAGTGCTACGTGATGTGAAACCAAAAGGGATCATGGGGAGATTGCACAaatcctctttccttccttgatCCCAAGTTGGATAATTATTTGTGTATAATTTCTTTATTACAGTAGGCTGGGATTCAACTCTCCAAACTGGAGCCATTGGTAGCTGAGTTCCCTCAGGggaggaaaatgtgtttttcttctgaagtagTCACCTAAATCAGAATGCCGTATCCGGAGAGTGCAGGCTGAATCGCTGTCGCTCAGCTTCCCGCACCCGGTTACAGAGGCACTCCTATTGCTCCTGTTGCAATGCATGGCAAAGCTCCTCCTGGTGGCAGAGTGGGTCCCACACTATTGGCTTTGAGAAACTCCCCTTCTGCTTTGCCACACACACAGATTTTGGCTTGGTGAGAAGCTCGTTAGCAGCAATGATGTGATTTCTAGTGCACCTGTGGGGATGCAGGGTGTATTCCCAGCAAGGGTTGTATGGCATTGGTCCAACAGCCCTGGAAACGTGCaggttttcttctcctctggGTCAGCCAGTGCCCAAAGGTTTTGGATGCGGCAGCAGTTCCTGTGGCTATGTAGATGGTCTCAGAGTCCCTTCAATGGCATTTCCCACCCCACCATCAcctctgctctcctcccagCAACAGGGGAAGCTAAAATGCTAATGCTTTGTATGTCTCTCaagtttctctctctgtttcacAGCAAAAGGAGGGATGTAGACAAGTGTGGGCAGACCCAGCAGATCTCCATGCCCAGGGCTGACAGAGCTATGGTCAAGAATAGTGCCAGTCCAGGGAGGTGCTGACTGGTCGTATGGAGAGAGGTTTCCCATTGCCCTGTTAGTGAACAGGCTTGCAGGGCAGGTGTTGGTCCTGTCGACATGTGGCATGTCGATGAGACCGTCTGAGATATCCAGCAGTCTTCAGGAACAAAAAGCCTGTAATGGAAAGGATTGGCCACTGCTTGGGAGAGGTCCAAGGAGGCAGCACAGGGCCAGCTACCTCTCcagtgctggggagggtgggggtgcACACAGCGCAGCCCTGAGTACTGTGCCTGGGCTGGTGCCTCTCCTGGCGCCTCAGGCTGACTGCAACCATCAGTTGCTGGGGCATGCAAGGGCTCACAATGAGACGTGCCTTTCTCCTGCTGTAGCTGGCGAGCAGTGTGCCGGCAGGGCCAGGCTGTGAGTGAGCggtgctgctctgcacagggCACTGAGCGAGGCTGGTGGTGGGCAGTTGCTGCTAATTTGAAGTGCTGTGCCACGAGCCTGCAGGTCTGAGCACAGATTCTGCcctgtgtggttttgggtttatCCCTTACAGTCTCTCTGGCTCAAATCTCGCCTAAAGGAACTGTGCAAACCTAATGCTTCTGTTGACCTTAGCCAGAGCTACTTCTTGGGGTGAAGTCCCCCTGGTTTGCTAAATTAGCTTTGTGAACCAGGCAGAGCGAATTGCACGCTGTGGCTGTAAGCAGCAGTGAAGCAGCACACGGATGGTGTTGATAGTCTTGCTGGACTCTGCAGAGCGATAAATACTCCCTTTTGGTTTGGTCTGCTGCCCCTCTCCCCTGagtgcttttcttcccttcttgtACTTATTTACCCAAACTCAAATTTGAAAGCCCCCCTAAATCACCAGTGCATCTCCTGGCCTGTGGGATTTGATGTGCCTGCCCCGCACAGCCCAGGGATGCAAGAGGTGGCTCGGCTGAATTGCTGTTTTATTGAATCCTCTTCCTCACTAATTTGTTATTAAATTATGGTTAGAGTTTCATTAGAGCCTCAGTGAGCATGAATTCATTAGCATTTTATTGGCTagagctgtgctttgttttatgGGAAACGTATCCCAAAGAGCATGAGCATTCTTTGGAGTGATTGTGCTAACGAGCTCTGGTTGGGGCAGGGTGTGCAATAGCTCTCTGAGTGCCTGACTCATACTTGCTAAggagctgggctctcgatgTTGAGATAAAGGCCTGGATTTATGCAAGGGCTTAACAAATCTGGCTGGTCGGCCCTTCTGAGGGTTTTACTTCTTTGTTCCTGTCAGTTCTTGCCGGAGTTTTGCTGTGAGCCGTCAGCACAAGGGGACTTTGGCTTCAGCATGGCAGAGGCAAAACAGCTTTCCCCATGGCACTCCCCTCTGCCAGGCTCAGGGCGAGCCCAGGCAGAATCCTTTGCCTGCAGCCAGGGATTGCAGAAGACTCTCTGAGGATCTCTGCATTGATTCTGTTCCTGAAACATATGCTGGGGCTGGGTAGCATCTTTGCTGAAACGTCCTGGCCTGTCTGCATTGCTATCCTGGGGCTGTTACCCAAAAACCAGGCTAAAAATAGCCTCTCTAACCCTGAGATATTTTTCAGGGTTGCTGTCTCTTCCAAGTCCTCATAAATTAGCACTTGGGATGGTGCAGAATAGAAACCCTACGGCTCCAGCAGCTCGGAAATGCAACTTGATGTTTATAATCTGTGATTGTTAGGACCAATAAATCAGGCTGCAGCTCTACAAGGTTTCATGCAGTCACTCTGGGTGTTGCAGAGAGCATTCAGCTCAGCCCATGGCTCCTGGAAAAATCACATGCAGAGCTTCAGAAGGTGCTAGGTTAATTACCTCAAGGTAGCCAGGCTGGAGCTCACCTTTTCCAACTAAGTCAAGACATTTCTTTAGTGTTATGTACTAGACACACTGCTGTGATCTCGGTCCTGGTCTGGTGTCTTAGCAAGGTGCAGAGAGGAGACTCTTCGATGCAGTTTCACCTCTACTTGTAACAACGGGATATGAGAGATGGTATTTAGAAACCCACCCCAGTGGGCTCTTTGGTGATgcgctctggtgagacccttCTCTATGAAGAATAAGCCCTGCAAGCAGCATACGGGTATGTGCTGGGGATTTTGAGGCTCACTGTACACATGGTGGGAACCTGAGCTCTGCTTTCTCCAGCCCATCACCATGGCTTCAGCCCTGGAGCTGGTGGGCTTGCACAGCTTGCCTGGTCTGTGCACTGGGGAGGGCAGAGCCGCCTTCCCCTCACTGTTTTTTGAGTCATCTGTATCTCCCATCCCCATCCATGACTTCAAAATGGCTTTGATGAGGTGTATTTTCAAGTCTTCTATCATTTGATCGCAGGTCAGGGCCAGCAGCTTTTCCTGCCTGCTGGTTCTGCCTGCCAAAGTTAATACATCATGCAGTGCTGGAAATGTCACATGGAGGCTCGGCACGGACCAGAGGCAGGGCTTTGCATCAGGCGCCTGCCCTGTGCTACCTCTGCAGAGAGACTGGCAAAATAATGAGAGGATTAATTAAATTCCTCTTCCTTAGGGCAAGGTGCAGAATGCAGGGCTTTTCTGTCACTGGGCAGGCGCAGAAAGTCTGTCCCCACAGCTGCGCACAGCACCCTGCATGTGGGACCAGTACCTGTTGTGGGTGCGCCCATGGTAGACCAGTTATGGGACTCCCCAAAAGTTCCACAGCAGGAGATTGCTCAGCCTAAATGCTTAGCCTattcccctgccagccccttccccactTGCAGACTCTAAATGCAAAAGTGGCTGGATTATGGGAATCTTATtctctccctggggctgggccaGAGCTTTGTGTTTAGTCACTGATCTTTGGAAGTtcctgctgggttttttcctttccagtgacTTCTGATGAAAGTGGGTAATTACATTACCCCATCTCCCCTGGAGAGGTTCACAGAGTCCTCAGCAAACATGTTCAGTTTTATACCAAGCCCCTAAAAAGCCCCACTCAAAATGAGGTTTCTCTTACCAGAACTGAGCAATGGCCACAAGCCAGTGGGGCAAACCTGGCCAGGCTGAGGAGACCTGGGgactggcagggctggggaggtggcGATCACTCTCTGGGGAGGTGTGGCCCTTTGGTGGGGCAGAGCAGGTTCCTTTGAAATGCAATTTAACAttcccagcagcatcctggcctGAGCAAAGCATTATCCCCATGCAGGGGCCAGATTTCTTCAGGGTGTGCTCCTCCGATGCTGGGCATGGGGACACTGTGGGGCAGTAAGGGCCCCTGTCCTGTCCTGGCATGGATGCACAGGCTGACGTGGCCATGTGCTTGTGTTTGGGGAGGCACGTGGGGTCAGGGAAATCTTTCTTTGCCCATCTTGCCTCTTCTTGTCAAAGCCTCTTCAGCCCTTCCTGGGCCTTTCCTGGCACAGGAAAGCTAATTCAGGTGTTTTCGTCTGTCCCCTGCAGTACGAGTTTAAAGCCAAGAACatcaagaagaagaaagtgagTCTCATCGTGTCGGTGGATGGCGTGAAGGTCATtctgaagaagaagaagaaggtaGGCAggccctgtccctgcagcagtggTGCCTCAGCAGCAGGAGCCCTCCCCTCATGATGCAGGGTCTTGCAGAGTCCTTGAATTTCTGTGAGACTCTAgtgtgctgggagaggcagggatgggctggGATCAGCCATGGATGAGCCATGTTCCTGCAGGACGGCAGAGCCAGTCTTGACTGGGCATAGAAGGAGCTTGGGGGGCCCCATAGGAGATGGTGTGGGACAATGCCGGTCCCAGCAGGATCCAGTCCTTAGCAAAGGATTGCAGGGGAGCAGTAGCAGAGCTGTGACAAGCGCTTCCCGGGTCTGTCCCTGGACTGTCTGCCTTGTTCTTGATCTCAAGGGCAGCATCTGACGTActcattttcagcttcttttgttGCAGAAAAAAGAATGGGCCTGGGACGAGAACAAAATGCTCGTCATGCACGATCCCATCTACAGGTAAGCCTGCCTGCTGAAGGGACGGAAGCTTGCGTGGCTCTGCTGTGCCACTTACTCTGCACCACACCAGCATCGTGCTGGGAACTGACCGTGGAGAGCCACTACCGTCCCCACAGAGGGCAGTTCCCCTCGCTTGCTGTGCTCTCCAAAAGTCCCCAGCTCTTTTCCTACATCTTGCTGGCAAAAGCTAAGAGTACGGGCTGTCTGTGTCCCAGGGAAGCTGAACAGGAGTGAGCAAGAGCCCCAGCTGTGCCTGGGAGGGGCCAGCATGCTGGCTGGGGAAGATGCCAGAGCAAGGAGGCCAGCTCTCTGAATGGGCAAGGCAGAGGAGTGAGGTTTGCTCTCCTTGGTCCCTGGGGGGCTCCTGGACTGCCCTCTGTCCCTGGGGGCTGAGCAGAGAAAGCCCCGTGCTGCCTTCTCAAAATGCTTGGTGCCGTTGAGTCAGCAGGCTAATTATCCCAGCCGAGGCAAAACCACTGCCAAAAAAATTTCTGATGGGATTTAGCCATGATGTGCTGCAGACGCTGGGCATCTACCAGCACCCTGTGCCCTGGGAAGCACTGGCTGTGGCCTTGGCAGCCTCCTGGGCATGTGGATAGTATGTATGTTGATAtcttcccctcctttctgtCCTTTCAGGATATTCTATGTGTCTCATGACTCCCAGGACCTAAAGATCTTCAGCTACATTGCCAGGGATGGGTCTAGCAATGTCTTCAGGTGCAACGTCTTCAAATCTAAGAAGAAGGTAAAGGTGTTGGGATGCTCATCCCGCCGGTGGGAGCTTCAGTGGGGCGTCTGGAGCAGAGCCCCATGgtgctgcactgcagcaggcagcccagAGCACTGCAGTGATGTGAGCTCTGGTGCCTGCGGCTGTGCTCAGTCCCTCCAGCAGCGCGAAGAGACCCCTGagagctgtgccaggctggggagggcaccaggcaggggcagctgaggttacactcctcctctcctcgcccGCTGCAGAGCCAAGCCATGCGCATTGTCCGGACTGTGGGGCAGGCATTCGAGGTCTGCCACAAGCTGAGCCTGCAGCACACCCAGCAGAACGCAGACGGGCAGGAGGACGGAGACAGCGAGAGGAACGGGGATGACCTGGATGTCCCAGGTACCTTGcaagggcagaggcaggggtGGTGTGGGGTCCTGGAGCCTGGAGCAGATGTGGTCTGCAGAGTCCCTGTCTTTCCACACAGCTCCTTGCTGGCTGACACCAGCGGGGAATGGATTTGCACAGCAATCTGGCCTGTGGCACCTTGGGCTCAAGCTGGTATCTTGCCCAGCAAGGAGCCTTTGCTAGGTGTTAGCCATTATCCTCACAGACATCCCCCTTGCTGGGAGCCCATTAACAGTGCCTGGAACTCTGCTGGGTGCCTAAATACTCTCCTTGCTTGGCTGCACATGCAGCAAACGTTTCCTCGCTGCTTCCACAGAAGAGGCCCTAAGCACAGACCTTCCCCATATCATGAGGTGCTTGCAGGGCTGGGTCTGGCTCTGTCTTTTCCACCTCTGCAATTCACTGTGTGTATGAAGTCATGTTTGGGATCTTGCATCAagctcccagggctgcaggcagcctgcagacctcccctcccctctcagCCCCTTGGGTGGAGGGTGCAGGGATGCTCCTAGTTGGGGGCTGCTGGTCCAACCTGTCACCCCAGGCTCTGTGgggccctggggagctgctgtgctgcttggtgccagcagctgtgctggaggggaGACAGATGCTTTGCAAGAGGTTGGTCGAACACCTCCAGTGCCTGTCAGGATGCTGGTGTGTCCTGCTGCCTGTCCACATATGGGCTGCCTGCCATGCAGCCCCGTGTTGGGTGCTGGATCCCCACCATCCTATcaggagcagcctgggctgtgctgcagtttcctgcctgcctctgcagccagcactgtCGTGATGACCTAATCATTGACCTGTCCTGGACCAGTCATTGTTTTTCCTCCGCACAATGTCCTGGCCATGATACGCAGTTCACTGGCAATTTCTGAGCATCcgggcttttttccccccataatCTCTTGTTTACGTTTCTTTAGTTTTCTCTGTGTCTTCTGCTCTCAATGGCCCATTTCTCCCACATCAGGACTTTTGGCCACTGTTCCCCAGGTTTGTCGTTCTGGGGCTGGGTGTGTTTTCTGCTGCAAGCCCCGTCCCAGGTGGCAGCAGGAAGCGCAGTCATGCCACTCTGTACCTGCTTTCCccctggagctggagggtgGGTGGCACAGGGGAGGTGGGCATCACTCGCCATACTGTGGGTGTATCATAGCAAGTTCCTGCTCCAAGCGGGCTGTGCTCTGCTCTGACGCCGCTCCCACAGCCTGCCGCCTCACTGGTGCAGAGAGGGTGGCCACCTCAGCGGAGGAGACAGACATTGATGCCGTGGAGCTGCCGCTGCCCGGAGCTGACATCCTTGACTTCAGCCGTGGCGTGACTGACCTCGACGCTGTGGGCAAGGAAGCAAGCACCTATGCCGACTCCAAGGTGCGTGGGTCCCTGTCCGCCGCACTCAGGGCATGGCATGGCCCCAGCTCTGTGGCTCTGATGCCCATCCTGGGGGCCCAGGGATCAGGAGGGATTGTGCAGCATTCCCTGGCTCCTGGATCCAAGCCATCTGCCGCCGCAGGGCTGCCCTTTGGCTCAGGGCCCGGGGCGTTCCTGGAGAGTGCTGTACTGAGGCTCAGCTATGTGCAGCCACATGGAAAGCATCTGAGGCAGAGCTGATAGGGACTTTTGCcaccaaaaataataataaaaaaagactacTTTTTTGGTACAGTAGAAATTCCCATGGGAAGCATCAGCCTTCTCAGGCATTTTCTACAAAAGTATTTGGGCTTTTgtcaaatctgaaaaaaatactgtcttcaGAAGTTTTTCAGCACCTGCAGCAAGGCATTTGCTTTGAATGCAGTAGCTTCTTTCCTGGGTATTCTGGGGGGCTGCTCTGTGCCACACCCCATATGTGCCTGGTGGCAATCTGTGGCGAGGGGCATGAAATCACACTTTTGGCATTGGTGTTTTGCAGGGCTGTCTCCACCCTGAAGATATTCTGACAGCGTCGCCCAAGATGCTGTTGCCCTCGTCTGCCCAGCTGCCTGATCTCGGAACACCCCTCTCTGCCCACCACCAAatgcagctcctccagcagctcctgcagcagcagcagcagcagacgCAAGTGGCCGTGGCACAGGTTCTCCCCTCAGCTCTTTCCTGGGGGaagtggcagggc is part of the Phalacrocorax carbo chromosome 6, bPhaCar2.1, whole genome shotgun sequence genome and encodes:
- the NOS1AP gene encoding carboxyl-terminal PDZ ligand of neuronal nitric oxide synthase protein isoform X1 — its product is MPAKSKYNLVDDRHDLRIPLHNEDAFQHGICFEAKYIGSLDVPRPNSRVEIVTAMRRIRYEFKAKNIKKKKVSLIVSVDGVKVILKKKKKLLLLQKKEWAWDENKMLVMHDPIYRIFYVSHDSQDLKIFSYIARDGSSNVFRCNVFKSKKKSQAMRIVRTVGQAFEVCHKLSLQHTQQNADGQEDGDSERNGDDLDVPACRLTGAERVATSAEETDIDAVELPLPGADILDFSRGVTDLDAVGKEASTYADSKGCLHPEDILTASPKMLLPSSAQLPDLGTPLSAHHQMQLLQQLLQQQQQQTQVAVAQVHLLKDQLAAEAAARLEAQARVHQLLLQNKDLLQHISLLVKQVQELELKLAGNTTTGSQDSLLEITFRSNVLPVLCDPTTPQPEDTHPPSLGPGSGFPSALGSPIGRNDCLVKLECYHFLPDSGPPAPEPALGSLELIKFRESGIASEYESNTDESEERDSWSQEEPPRLLHVQPRQDLGDSLEDEIAV